One segment of Rickettsiales bacterium Ac37b DNA contains the following:
- a CDS encoding Transposase: MAYSLDLRKKVIHYVNKGYTREEAARIFGIGERTIYRWLSRSKSGNLAATRAAKPWKKLDPIKLLNEVSKNSNWLLSDFAKVFNVSTAAICLAFKTLGITRKKRPHSIVNGMKQNGNYFWQLSQTIKRKI, translated from the coding sequence ATGGCATATTCCTTAGATTTACGTAAAAAAGTAATTCACTATGTTAATAAAGGTTATACCAGAGAAGAAGCTGCAAGAATTTTTGGCATAGGTGAAAGAACAATTTATAGATGGTTATCGAGATCGAAATCCGGGAATTTAGCAGCCACACGAGCAGCTAAGCCATGGAAGAAGCTTGATCCAATCAAATTATTAAACGAGGTGTCTAAAAACAGCAATTGGCTATTATCTGATTTTGCAAAGGTTTTTAATGTGTCTACAGCTGCTATCTGTTTGGCATTCAAGACTTTGGGGATCACACGAAAAAAAAGACCACACTCTATCGTGAACGGGATGAAGCAAAACGGCAATTATTTTTGGCAGCTATCGCAAACTATAAAGCGGAAGATATAG
- a CDS encoding Ankyrin repeat protein, whose translation MPHLPNYLILPEVTKAIPTSDFLPLSEIINNLTHNYPDIDINAPYIESETLLHLAVREAKDDDRQALNNLLNLPATQLNVRDYNNRTPLHYAVFYNDIHSVRELIEQGASMDIPDNTGWSAFDYAVHEGKANIVKIMIESGAITKDSIEISNEKIRMLLKSAIFADNLYDGLICPTENDYILYAPYKKLIRKRINYNQDMSGLYGEAFSSSLLDEALKHLDYTYNMLLDSFIVN comes from the coding sequence ATGCCACATTTGCCAAATTACCTGATTCTTCCTGAGGTTACTAAAGCTATCCCTACATCAGATTTCCTTCCATTATCAGAGATAATAAATAATTTAACCCATAATTATCCAGATATAGATATTAATGCCCCTTATATAGAAAGTGAAACATTACTACATTTGGCTGTAAGAGAAGCTAAGGATGATGATAGACAAGCGCTCAATAATTTATTAAATTTGCCTGCTACACAATTAAATGTACGTGATTATAATAATAGGACTCCATTACATTATGCAGTATTTTATAATGATATTCACTCTGTCAGAGAATTAATAGAGCAAGGTGCTAGCATGGACATACCTGATAATACTGGATGGAGTGCATTTGACTATGCAGTACATGAAGGTAAAGCCAATATAGTCAAAATTATGATTGAATCTGGTGCTATTACAAAAGATTCTATAGAAATATCGAATGAAAAAATACGGATGTTATTAAAATCAGCAATATTTGCTGATAATTTATATGACGGTCTTATATGTCCTACTGAAAATGACTATATATTATATGCTCCTTATAAAAAACTAATAAGAAAGAGAATTAATTATAACCAAGATATGTCAGGCCTCTATGGTGAAGCATTTTCTTCTTCTCTTTTAGATGAGGCTTTAAAACACCTAGATTATACTTATAATATGCTATTAGATTCATTTATAGTCAATTAA